DNA sequence from the Tissierella sp. MB52-C2 genome:
GGACTATTTTTTTAAATAAAAGAAGGAGTTTTTTAAATTATGTCGAATATATACTTACAAGATTTCTGAAAATTCAATCATAACAAAAGCTAAAGAGTATTTCTACAAAACATTATTTTCACAGATCTCAATAATTTCTAAGTAATATAAACATAAAATGAGTAATAAGAATAGATTATAATACTAGTGAAAGGTGAGGAAATCATGGATATAGGTTTAGAATTAGCTAAGGTATGTGAAGAATTTATATGTATATTAAATAAATTAAAAGCAAACTCCATAATAACAGAAGAGGAATTTATATTATATTCGAAGGAAAAAATAAGATTTATAGAAGAAAATTGTTTATTGGAAGCTTAATAATGATAATATCTTTTAGAACAGGAAATACTATAGTAAAATCTTTTCAAAGATTTTTTACTATAGTATTTTTACTTATTTAGATAGAGAGTTTACAGTAGGGAACTGGTGATATATAATATAAGATAATTAACTCAGGAGGTGTAGGTTTTGAAAGAAATAAGATTAAGATTTGCCCCAAGTCCAACAGGTTTTATACATATAGGCTCTATTAGGACTGCTTTATACAATTACCTATTTGCTAGACGCAATAATGGAAAGTTTATTTTAAGAATAGAAGATACTGACCAAACTAGATTTGTTGAAGGAGCTATAGAAAATTTAATAGAGTCTTTACATTGGGCTGGGATAGAATATGATGAGGGTATATTTGTGGAAGATGGAAAAGTAGTTCAAAAAGGAGATTATGGTCCATACATTCAATCTGAAAGATTAGATATATATAAGAAATATGTAGATGAGCTTATTGAAAACGGTCATGCATATTATTGTTTCTGCTCTAAAGAAAGACTTGAAAGCGTTCGTGAAGAACAAAAAATTAAAGGCTTAGTGCCAAAATATGATGGGTTTTGTAGAAATGTTTCTTTAGAAGAAGCAAAGATAAGAATTGCTAATGGAGAAGAATATGTTGTTAGATTAAAATTACCTCAGAACTATGATGTAAAATTTCATGACTTAGTTAGGGGAGATATTATAATAAATACTGATGATATTGACGATCAAGTACTACTGAAATCTGATGGATATCCAACTTATCATATGGCTGTAGTAGTAGATGACCATTTAATGGAAATATCCCATATAGTTAGAGGAGAGGAATGGCTGCCTTCTACACCAAAACATATTTATTTATATGAAGTATTTGGATGGGAAAAACCAACATATGTGCATTTGCCTACTGTTTTAAATAAAGACAGAAAGAAATTAAGTAAGCGTCAAGGAGATGTATCAGTAGAAGATTTTAGAGATAAGGGATATTTACCAGAGGGATTAGTTAATTACTTAGCATTAGTAGGATGGAGTCCAGAAGATAACGAAGAAATATTATCTATGGAAGAATTAATAAACAAATTTTCCTTTGAAAGAGTATCTAAAACAGGTGGAATTTTTGATAAAGATAAATTGAATTGGGTAAATGGACATTATATCAGGAGTTCATCTGTGGCGAAAATTACAGATTTAGCTATTCCTTACTTAATAGAAGCAGGTCTAATTGATGATTCTTTTGCTAAAGATAAATATGATTGGCTTAAATTATTGATTCGTACTGTTCAAGAGAGTTTAGATACTGTTGGAGATGTTGTAGAAAAAGTAGATTTTATATTTAAAGATCATGTAGAAATAGTAGAAGAAGATGCATTGGAAATAATAAAAGGTGAACAAGTAAGTTCTGTACTTACAGCTATTAAGGAAGAATTAAACGATGTAGAAGTAGTAGACGAAGAATATGCTAAAGGATTTATGAAACTAATCCAAAAAGCTACTGGGGTAAAGGGTAAAAACTTATTTATGCCAGCAAGAGTAGCTTTAACAGGAGCGGCACACGGACCAGAGTTTGTGAATATACTAGTTCTACTAGGAAAAGAAAATATAATAAAAAGAATTGAATATGTAGAGAAGAATTATATATAGTGAATAGTGTAGGGGTATATCTTTAAAAGAGGGAGGTTAGGTATGAAGATTTATAATACTTTAACAAGAAAAAAAGAAGAATTTATACCAGTAGTAGAAGGACAGGTTAGTATGTACACTTGCGGACCAACAGTTTATAACTATATACACGTTGGAAATGCTAGACCTATAGTAATATTTGATACTCTAAGAAGATTTTTTATATATAGAGGATATGAGGTTAAATATATTTCAAACTTTACAGATATTGACGATAGAATAATAAGTAAAGCAAATGAAGAAAATACTACATTTAAAGAAATATCGGAGAGATATATAGAAGCTTTTATGAATGACACAAAAGGTTTAAATGTATATGAAGAAAAAACTATACATCCGAAAGCTACAGAATTTATTCAACCAATGATTGAATTTATAGAAGCTTTGATAGAAAAAGATGCAGCCTATAATATAGATGGAAATGTTTATTTTAATATAAATAGTGCTAAGGATTATGGTAAATTATCCAAGAAAAATATTGAGGATTTACTAAGCGGTGCTAGAGTTGAAGTAAGTGACGAAAAACAGAATCCTATGGATTTTGCATTATGGAAAAAGGCTAAAGAAGGAGAACCGTCATGGGAAAGTCCATGGGGATTAGGTAGACCTGGATGGCATATAGAGTGTTCTGTAATGGCTAGGACTTTAGTAGGAGATACAATAGATATACATGCAGGTGGAGATGATCTTCAGTTTCCACACCATGAAAATGAAATTGCTCAGTCTGAGACATTAACGGAGAAGCCCTTTGCTAATTACTGGATGCATAATGCTATGTTAAATGTAGAAAATCAAAAAATGTCGAAATCTGTAGGAAATTTTTTCACTGTAAAAGAAATTGCAGAGGAGTTTGATTTAGAAATTCTTAGATTCTTCCTATTATCTGCACATTATAGATCCCCTATAAACTTTACTAGAGAAATAATGCATCAAATGGAAAATGCTTTAGAAAGGATATATAATGGCAAGAAAAACTTAGAATATTTACTTGAGAAGGCTGAAGATAGAGAATTAAATGAGGAAGAAGATAATCATCTGAAGGAAATCGAGAAATTTAAAGAAGAATTTATAGAGAGTATGGAAGATGATTTAAACACTGCAGATGCCATTGCAGCAGTATTTGAATTAGTTAAATATGCTAATACTAATATAAATGAGAAAAACTCTAGAAAGTTCATTCACAAAACCTATGATCTTCTTATGGAATTATGTAATGTTCTAGGGATATTGAATAAAAAGGAAGAAATCTTAGAGGAAGAAATAGTAGAACTTATTAAAAAAAGAACTGAAGCAAGAAAAAATAAGGATTTTAAATTAGCCGATGAAATTAGAGATATATTAAAAGAAAAAGGAATAGTTTTAGAGGACACTCAAGAAGGTGTAAAATGGAAACGAGTATAGATTATGGAAAAAGACAATTTATTTAGAAAAACAAACAAAGATATAACTGCAGAGGATATAGATATGCTATCTCCTTTGCAGCTTGCTTATATAGGAGATGCAGTTTATGAACTTTTAGTTAGGACATATTTACTGCAGAAGAAACTTCCAGTAAATAAACTTCATAAAGCAACTATTGAGTATGTAAAGGCTAAAGCTCAGGCGAATATTGTCCATATGTTGGAGGATACACTTACTGAAGAAGAACAAACAATAGTGAAAAAAGGAAGAAATGCTAAATCCCATACGATACCTAAAAATGCCAATATGATAGACTATAAATATGCTACAGGGTTTGAGGCATTAATAGGGTATCTTTATTTGAAAAGAAGGGATGAAAGAATATCAGAAATGTTTGAAATGATTTCGAATATGGATATTGATTAAATATAAGGGGGATTTGAATGTTAAAGGTAGAGCTTTTAAGATATACACCTGATGGGGAAAAGTTAGTTGCATCAGCTGCTAGGCTATGTTATTCATCTGTGGGAATTGACCAAATTGAAGAAAGTTTAGATAATGATAAAGTTGAATCATTCTTATCTCTTTTAATGGACTTAAATCATGAAAGTCCAATAGAACATATTAGTTTTA
Encoded proteins:
- the gltX gene encoding glutamate--tRNA ligase, with protein sequence MKEIRLRFAPSPTGFIHIGSIRTALYNYLFARRNNGKFILRIEDTDQTRFVEGAIENLIESLHWAGIEYDEGIFVEDGKVVQKGDYGPYIQSERLDIYKKYVDELIENGHAYYCFCSKERLESVREEQKIKGLVPKYDGFCRNVSLEEAKIRIANGEEYVVRLKLPQNYDVKFHDLVRGDIIINTDDIDDQVLLKSDGYPTYHMAVVVDDHLMEISHIVRGEEWLPSTPKHIYLYEVFGWEKPTYVHLPTVLNKDRKKLSKRQGDVSVEDFRDKGYLPEGLVNYLALVGWSPEDNEEILSMEELINKFSFERVSKTGGIFDKDKLNWVNGHYIRSSSVAKITDLAIPYLIEAGLIDDSFAKDKYDWLKLLIRTVQESLDTVGDVVEKVDFIFKDHVEIVEEDALEIIKGEQVSSVLTAIKEELNDVEVVDEEYAKGFMKLIQKATGVKGKNLFMPARVALTGAAHGPEFVNILVLLGKENIIKRIEYVEKNYI
- the cysS gene encoding cysteine--tRNA ligase — its product is MKIYNTLTRKKEEFIPVVEGQVSMYTCGPTVYNYIHVGNARPIVIFDTLRRFFIYRGYEVKYISNFTDIDDRIISKANEENTTFKEISERYIEAFMNDTKGLNVYEEKTIHPKATEFIQPMIEFIEALIEKDAAYNIDGNVYFNINSAKDYGKLSKKNIEDLLSGARVEVSDEKQNPMDFALWKKAKEGEPSWESPWGLGRPGWHIECSVMARTLVGDTIDIHAGGDDLQFPHHENEIAQSETLTEKPFANYWMHNAMLNVENQKMSKSVGNFFTVKEIAEEFDLEILRFFLLSAHYRSPINFTREIMHQMENALERIYNGKKNLEYLLEKAEDRELNEEEDNHLKEIEKFKEEFIESMEDDLNTADAIAAVFELVKYANTNINEKNSRKFIHKTYDLLMELCNVLGILNKKEEILEEEIVELIKKRTEARKNKDFKLADEIRDILKEKGIVLEDTQEGVKWKRV
- a CDS encoding ribonuclease III domain-containing protein; amino-acid sequence: MEKDNLFRKTNKDITAEDIDMLSPLQLAYIGDAVYELLVRTYLLQKKLPVNKLHKATIEYVKAKAQANIVHMLEDTLTEEEQTIVKKGRNAKSHTIPKNANMIDYKYATGFEALIGYLYLKRRDERISEMFEMISNMDID